The following are from one region of the Rhipicephalus microplus isolate Deutch F79 chromosome 1, USDA_Rmic, whole genome shotgun sequence genome:
- the LOC142797548 gene encoding uncharacterized protein LOC142797548, translated as MNPDLHPGRRLARAAALHTRHSDRPGVFYVDVSGPSPSGHFTAAVITEGKHVDGLSFRADTVTHAEEVAIALAASHPASRTILTDSRSACSQYLQGSIAPLAASLLQAASWRFNPHPIRIVWTPGHSGLPGNEAANAAARASPVRAVAPSCPETESGNTNLTRFREISAYYRASRRLYPDPARGLEKADERLLRPLQTNTFISPAVARHFLLEINGTCSTCHVLADTYHVVASCPVNPVPFSPPFPIPTREAWEEHLLGCSTLAAQRSLVERARAASSSTGVPE; from the coding sequence atgaaccccgacctccatcctggccgtagactagcacgcgccgcggcccttcatacgcgacactccgatcgtcctggtgttttctacgtggacgtctcgggcccctccccctcgggtcacttcacggctgccgtgattacagagggcaaacacgtagatggcctctcttttcgagcagacacagtaacgcacgctgaagaggttgccatagctttggccgcctctcaccctgcctcacgcaccatcctgacggactcgcgctcggcctgttctcagtaccttcagggttccattgccccgctggcggctagcctgctacaggcagcctcttggcgctttaaccctcatcccattcgtatagtctggaccccaggccactcgggcctgcccggcaacgaggcggcaaatgccgctgcccgcgcttctcctgtccgggccgttgccccttcatgtcccgagacggaatctggcaataccaacctgacgcgctttcgcgaaatttcggcttattaccgggcttcgcgccgcctctacccggaccccgcacgcggtttggagaaagcggacgaacgactgctacgccccctgcagacaaacacctttatcagtccggcggtcgccaggcactttttgctggaaatcaatggcacctgctcgacctgtcatgtcctcgccgacacatatcacgttgtagcatcgtgcccagttaatcccgtccctttctcacccccttttcctatcccgactagagaggcttgggaggagcacctgctcggctgctctaccttggctgcacaacgctccttggtggagcgcgcacgggcagcttccagctccactggcgtcccggaatag